From a single Rhinolophus ferrumequinum isolate MPI-CBG mRhiFer1 chromosome 15, mRhiFer1_v1.p, whole genome shotgun sequence genomic region:
- the PDP2 gene encoding pyruvate dehydrogenase [acetyl-transferring]-phosphatase 2, mitochondrial — MSSTVSYWILNSARNSVATLQGGRRLYLRCTSSRNKSKWRLLSWAPTTLKNNTSCAGFALPKAYRHTSTEEDDFHLQLSPEQVNEVLRAGESAHKILDFVSVSGVPNSVLRFESNQLAANSPVEDRRGVASCLQTNGLMFGIFDGHGGHACAQAVSERLFYYVAVSLMSQQTLERMEGAMESMKPMPPILQWLKHPGDSIYKDITSVHLDHLRVYWQELLDLHMEMGLNIKEALMYSFQRLDSDISLEIQAPLEDDMTRNLSLQVAFSGATACVAHVDGIHLHVANAGDCRAILGVQDDSGMWSCLPLTHDHNARNQAELSRLKREHPESEDGTIIMEDRLLGVLMPCRAFGDVQLKWSKELQRSVLERGFDTEALNIYQFTPTHYYTPPYLTAEPEVTYHRLRPQDKFLVLASDGLWDVLDNEDVVRLVVEHLTEAGRHKPDLAQRPANLGLMQRLLLQRKAQGLHAADQNAATRLIRHAIGNNEYGEMEPERLAAMLTLPEDLARMYRDDITVTVVYFNSDSIDAYYKGG; from the coding sequence ATGTCAAGTACTGTGTCCTACTGGATCTTAAATTCTGCAAGGAACAGCGTTGCCACATTACAAGGGGGGAGGCGTTTATATTTAAGGTGCACCTCAAGTAGGAATAAATCGAAATGGAGGCTCTTATCCTGGGCACCAACCACCCTAAAAAACAATACCTCATGCGCTGGCTTTGCTCTGCCAAAAGCCTACAGACACACATCGACCGAGGAAGACGATTTCCACTTGCAACTCAGCCCTGAGCAGGTAAATGAAGTGCTGCGAGCTGGTGAGTCAGCCCACAAGATTCTTGACTTTGTCAGCGTCAGTGGAGTCCCCAACTCGGTATTGCGGTTCGAGAGCAATCAGCTGGCTGCCAATTCCCCAGTGGAGGACCGGCGAGGTGTAGCTTCCTGCCTGCAGACCAACGGGCTGATGTTTGGCATCTTTGATGGACATGGTGGCCATGCGTGCGCTCAAGCAGTGAGTGAGAGACTGTTCTACTACGTGGCGGTGTCACTAATGTCTCAGCAGACCTTGGAGAGGAtggagggagccatggaaagcATGAAGCCTATGCCGCCCATCCTGCAGTGGCTCAAGCATCCAGGGGACAGTATCTACAAGGATATCACGTCAGTGCACCTTGATCACCTCCGGGTCTACTGGCAGGAGCTGCTTGACCTGCACATGGAAATGGGACTGAACATTAAGGAAGCATTAATGTACTCCTTCCAGAGGCTGGATTCTGACATCTCGCTGGAAATCCAGGCTCCTCTGGAAGACGACATGACAAGGAACCTTTCACTCCAGGTCGCTTTCTCTGGGGCAACAGCTTGTGTGGCCCATGTTGATGGTATTCACTTGCATGTGGCAAATGCTGGTGACTGCCGGGCCATCCTTGGTGTCCAGGATGACAGTGGCATGTGGTCTTGTCTGCCCCTCACTCATGACCACAATGCCCGGAACCAGGCTGAGCTGTCACGATTAAAAAGGGAGCATCCGGAATCAGAGGACGGGACAATCATCATGGAAGACAGGCTGCTGGGAGTCCTCATGCCCTGCAGGGCATTCGGGGACGTCCAGCTGAAGTGGAGTAAAGAGCTGCAGCGCAGTGTCCTGGAGAGGGGTTTTGACACCGAGGCCCTCAACATTTACCAGTTCACCCCCACACATTACTACACGCCCCCCTACCTGACTGCTGAGCCTGAGGTCACGTACCACAGGCTGAGGCCCCAGGATAAGTTCCTTGTGCTGGCCTCAGACGGCCTGTGGGATGTGCTAGATAATGAGGATGTGGTGAGGCTGGTGGTGGAGCATCTGACGGAAGCAGGTCGGCACAAGCCAGACCTGGCCCAGAGACCTGCCAACCTGGGACTCATGCAGAGACTGCTGCTACAGAGAAAAGCCCAGGGGCTCCACGCTGCAGACCAGAATGCAGCCACGCGTCTGATCCGACACGCCATAGGGAACAATGAGTATGGGGAGATGGAGCCGGAGCGGCTGGCGGCCATGCTGACATTGCCAGAGGACTTGGCGAGGATGTACAGGGATGACATCACTGTCACTGTGGTGTATTTTAACTCAGACTCAATTGATGCGTATTACAAGGGGGGGTAA